A genomic window from Xyrauchen texanus isolate HMW12.3.18 chromosome 15, RBS_HiC_50CHRs, whole genome shotgun sequence includes:
- the LOC127656245 gene encoding C-X-C chemokine receptor type 3-2-like: MKDNSSTTNVYDITDYDYNSTYPDNDNDDAAPCSLKETWTFVSNFAPLSYILVFILALMGNILVLCVIRRYRQSRHNPCSFSLTDTFLLHLAISDLLLAVTLPFFAVQWINEWIFGLSTCKIAGALFSLNVYCGVLFLACISFDRYLAIVHAVNVSWRRKSCQAQLACAVIWVVCLCLSIVDVHYRDVVTLYGKNQLVCQIVFSQESSQQWQIGMQLVSLFLGFVLPLLVMLYCYIRIFKELCHTSTRRQKRRSLRLIISLVVVFVVSWAPYNILRMTDSLKTLGVIANTCGLNKVLDVGILVTESMGLAHCALNPLLYGLVGVKFRHELAQMCKTLLGPRGCLGLEGWAQSRRSTRRPTGSFSSVDSENTSYFSVMA, encoded by the exons ATGAAGGATAATTCATCAACCACGAATGTCTATGAT attacagattatgACTACAATTCTACCTATCCTGACAATGATAATGACGATGCTGCCCCCTGCAGTTTGAAGGAGACATGGACCTTCGTCAGCAACTTTGCCCCTCTGTCTTACATCCTGGTCTTTATCTTGGCACTAATGGGTAACATTCTGGTACTGTGTGTGATCCGCCGCTATCGGCAATCTCGACACAACCCCTGCTCCTTCTCACTCACAGACACCTTCTTGCTCCATTTGGCCATCTCTGACCTCTTACTGGCTGTGACACTGCCATTTTTTGCTGTGCAGTGGATCAATGAGTGGATCTTCGGCTTGTCTACATGTAAGATCGCTGGAGCGCTGTTCTCACTAAATGTCTACTGCGGCGTGCTGTTCCTGGCCTGCATAAGCTTTGATCGCTACCTGGCCATCGTGCATGCTGTCAATGTAAGCTGGAGACGCAAGAGCTGCCAAGCTCAGCTGGCATGTGCTGTGATCTGGGTTGTCTGCTTGTGTCTCTCTATTGTGGATGTGCACTACCGTGATGTGGTGACGTTGTATGGCAAAAATCAGCTGGTGTGTCAAATTGTGTTTTCTCAAGAGAGTTCCCAGCAATGGCAGATTGGCATGCAGCTGGTCAGCCTGTTTCTTGGATTTGTACTTCCACTACTGGTCATGCTCTACTGCTACATACGCATTTTCAAAGAATTGTGCCACACCAGCACGCGTAGACAGAAACGACGCTCGCTGAGGCTCATCATCTCTTTGGTGGTTGTATTTGTGGTCAGTTGGGCACCTTATAATATCCTGCGGATGACTGACAGTCTAAAGACCCTGGGGGTCATTGCCAACACCTGCGGGCTGAACAAGGTGCTGGATGTGGGCATTCTGGTAACAGAAAGTATGGGGCTGGCACATTGTGCTTTAAATCCACTTCTCTACGGCCTTGTGGGGGTAAAGTTCCGTCATGAGCTTGCCCAGATGTGCAAGACTTTGTTAGGACCCCGAGGGTGCCTTGGATTAGAAGGATGGGCACAAAGTCGGAGATCAACCCGCAGGCCTACTGGATCATTCAGCTCAGTGGATAGTGAGAATACCTCCTACTTCTCTGTCATGGCATGA